The window TCCGGTTCTTCTCGTCCCGCTTGGCGACGACTTTCGATTCACCGAGGCGAGGGAGTGGGACGCTCAGTTCACCAACTACCAGAAGCTGTTCGACTACTTCGACCAGCACCCGGAGCTCCACGTCAAGGTGAGCACCTGAGACacctgggggggtggggtgggacAGACTCTTCTCTACACGCAGTACTTACATCATAATGTGTGTGGACGTCCCCAACACGactaacttcttcttcttctctgtcttgttcttcttcgtcttcttctgtttttaggCTCGTTTCGGGACGCTCTCGGATTACTTCAAAGCTCTTCATGGACACCTGAGCGAAGCGGGAGCGACTCTGCCGACGCTGCGCGGCGACTTCTTCACGTACGCCGACCGTGACGACCATTACTGGAGTGGCTTCTACACCTCCAGACCGTTTTACAAGCGGCTCGACCGGACGCTGGAGGCCACGCTCAGGCACGCCgtcttatttatttctgtgtgtccgtctttttcctcagttctcTTAACGTCtcttcgtcctcttcctctttctaaCAGAGCGTCAGAAATCCTCTTCAGCCTGACGTTGGCAGAAATGCGTCGCTTCCACGGCGACGGGCGTCTGGCGGCAGATTTCCCGGCACGCGAACACTTCCGCCGCCTGACGGATGGGAGGCGGAGCCTGGCGTTGTTCCAGCACCACGACGCTGTGACCGGCACGGCTCGCGACCCTGTGGTGGTCGACTATGGGACCAGGTGGGTACttcctgttagcatgctagcctgttagcatgtttCAGCTAGCTCAAATGTTTCAAGTTTTTGAAGAGATCAGTGCAGGTTCCAGCACAGTTTCATGCCAATGAAATAAATGGACATGTTCGAGAAGATCATCACGTTTGCAGCGTggcgtcctgtgagaaccacgtatctccgGAAAGTGTGACGAGCTCagagaaacaggctgttttcagctgtttcagctaATCCAAGATTCTTTTTtaagagtttactgagctgaagaagacatgaaggaactcttcatccttcagtttagcacatctggagatacgagcttttcactgaagagtaactgaagctgtcagatgaatgtaatggagtaaaagaagaatatttccctctgaggtGTGGTGCCATAGAGGTTTAGCCTCAttaaagaaacaggaagtgaaggtgAGCTTGTCTTCAGGCTTCACGGTTTGAGCAGGCAGGTAAACACCTGTGTGGTGACGTCGTCTAAATGAAGCTGTTGCCTCCATCAAatcaaatttgttttttgtaaaaataGTCACTGTTAGCATTGTAGCACCTGGATCtctttagcattagcattttttttgtctcatttgtccCTCCATGCTCTCTGTTGAAGGATGACATCGCCGCTGGCAACGGTAGCAGGTACCGCCTTGTGTAGTGTGagcagttagcattagcttctCATCGTACCCATTcctttagctttagcattagcatctaATATACATTTCCCATCACTCCCATCTGATCAGCATGTCAATAAAGTTCGTTTGAGtgctgactttttgtttttagtgaCATTGTGAGATTTtagttttaaataaagtttcatGTAAAGATGTTTTAAATGCTGAGAAAACCTCAGAAATATAAATCAAACAATGAAATCTGTCATTTGCACTTTGAATCAGTGGAAATTAAATGAgtgaaaaatggaagaaaaggaaagaaataaagtaaaatttGATGAAAACATCGTCTGAAATAAAATACTTATTATTTTACAGATTGTTTCACTCCATCTTGAACCTGCACCGGGTGCTGCAAAGCTCCGCCCACTGGCTGCTGCTATTGGATAAGAGCGAGTACCACCACGACCAATCAAAACCCCTGCTGCAAatggtgacctctgaccccttgACTCTCTTCACAGCCGTCCTGTAACGTGTTCGTTCATCTGTCGACTCAGACATCAGTTCAGTCTGATCAGCCATGTTAAGACTTCCTGTGTCTGAAAGACGGAGGGAATATCCTGTTTTAATTGGCCACCGGGTGACACGTTATTTAGCTGTGATAGGCTGAGGAGCGAGGCTCATCGTAAACTCCAGAATTCACCTCAGAAACACCTGAAGGTTTTCAGCATTTGAGATAGAAACATGTAAAGAACAGATGTGATAAACCGGCTCTCAGACGTTGATATTGGTTTTCAGGATGATGTGATGTCAGCGCAGGACGCTCTGCCGCAGAAGACGCCGCTCACGCTCAGCGACGAGCCCAGGTAAGGAGGCGGGGCTTACCTACGGAACGGACCGCGTcacaacagctcacctgttctGATTTCTCTATTAATgacacaaagaagaaatgaCTGTAGTGAAACATCCCAAGCGCCGTCCAATCAAGAACAATGAgctgtgtaaacaggaagtgatcagaAGCTGGAAGAAGATCCAGAAATGAGCTTCGGAGGCCGAAAGACGAATCTTAATCATTTACATCCAGAGCAGACTGGACTCATCAATCAAaccagaatcaatcatcaataatcagaCTGTTCATTCAGAGTCCATGCTGAAACCTGaaatcctttatccaatcagaCTTCCTGTAGCGCCATCGTCAGGTCATCGGCCTCAGCTGTGGTCACTGACAATTAGAtagcctgctaacatgctaagctaagatggtgaacattagCATGGTAACATTGTGGCcgagagcatgttagcatgctaacgttagccgttAGCTCAAAGTTACTCAGTGATGGTGGTTTTTGTTTCAGGTCACTGATCGTGTTCAACCCGACGGAGCAGCTCCGCACATCCGTCGTCAGCGTTGTCGTCGACGCTCCGGACGCTCGTGTCGTCGAAGCAGAAACGGGTCGACCAATGGCTGCGCAGATCTCTGCCGTGTGGGCGGAGCCGAGCCGGGCGTCCGCAGAGGCTTTTCAGGTGAAGAGCAGTTCCATGAATTCAGATGTTTATTGATTTTCGCTGCGCTCTCACGTCATCATTAGCAACATTCAGAATTAATGTGTCACGTTTGAGCTTAGTTTTGGTTCTTGAGAAGCCCCACCCCTGATCGCCGATTGTCCAATCGCAGCTGAGTAACAGTGTCGTCACAGCAGGTGTGTCTTTGCTTCTACCTTCAGCTCCACTTTGTGGCCGAACTTCCTCCTCTGTCGCTCGTTGTGTATCATGTGACCAAAGCCTCTCCTGGCTCCGCCTACCGGGCTCAGTACACTTTCCATCGTCGTGGAAACGCGCCAACGGTCCAGGCCGAACACTTCCAGGTGTCCCGCTCAGAAGGACAGGCCGACGCCCCCCTGTCGCTTAGCAACAAGCACGTCCAAATATGGAGCTCCCTGGAGAGTggcctgctgcaggtcagacgttcaataatcaataaataaatatattttaggaattaatcaaatcaaaatcaggTAGATCCAGAACAACAGCGTCTTGATGACGGTGTCATGACTTCACGTGGGCAaatgcaacaataaaaacaggaaaagcagaaaagtgtGAATTTAACTTTTGTTTGTCAGCTTCAAACCACAATCTTTGTTTTTACTAATAAAGTTTTTTTGAAacctttttttaatgcagaagCTCCGTCTGCAGTCCGGTCTGGTCCGTGAGGTCCAGGTCCAGTTTCTGTGGTACGGAACAAGAACCAGAGCGAACCGGGACAGGAGCGGAGCCTACCTGTTCCTGCCGGGGGAGGAGGGGGCCCAAGTAAGACCAGAACCAcacgtctctgtctctctctgtcctctgactCACTGAGAGTGTCTCTCGTCCTCCCGCAGCTCTACTCGTCCTCAGAGCCCCCCCTGGTTCGGGTCTCCAGAGGTCCAGTATTctctgacatcacttcctgtttccggCACTTCACGCACAGAGTCCGACTCTTTCACCTGGACGGTACCAGTTTGAACCGGTTTATTAGTGGTCATCCGTGACAAGCAGAGCCAATGAGACTTCCTGTGGCCGagatgatgtcacttcctgttgatgatgatgttaatTGAATTTAGGTTCATTTTCAATAATCCAACTGAACAATTTCTCAGTTACAGcctcctgtctttctctgccccagggcatgctgggaaatCCCTGGAGATTTCCAACATGGTGGAcatcaggtcagaggtcaaccgGGAGCTCGCCATGCGCCTCGTCAGCAGTGTTGCCAGCGGCAACCGTTTCCACACCGACCTCAACAGTTTCCAGGttcctttgtttttatgaaCGACGAGTTATTGACCGTTAACGGCTGATTGATTATGGATagtttattgattattgatagTCTGTTGGTCTCTAATAGATTCCTAATGGCTCATCACTCACTGATTATTGATGGTTATTGATCGTGGGTGCAGATGCAGCAGCGTCAGACTCTGGCGAAGCTCCCCCTGCAGGCCAACTTCTACCCGATGAGCTCGGCGTCCTTCCTGCAGGACTCGACGTCCCGATTGTCTCTGCTGTCGGCTCAGAGTCAGGCCGTCGCGTCGCTCAGACCAGGTGAGTCTTCGTCCACctgaacttcttcttctttactttACAGGTTTTCTGTGCGTGGTGACACGAGGCAGCAGGTGAATCACTTTgacctctgcttcctgtcttcttCATCACCTCGTCAGCCGTTAGCTTTAGCCATTAGCTTGTGTTTCGTCACTGCTGAGCCTGACCCTCCTCATCATCGCCGTTCCTTCACCTGCTGctcagacagatgaagagatgaTGGAAGCCTCCTTCCTGTCATTCACAGACGTCCTCTGAACTTCCCTCGGCCTCCAGgtcatcatgatgatgatgatgatgatgatgatgatgatgatgatgatgatgatgatgatgatgatgatgatgatgatgatggtgatgatgatgatgatggtggtgatggtgatgatgatgatgatggtgatgatgatgatggtggtgatggtgatgatgatgatgatggtggtgatgatgatgatgatggtgatgatgatgatgatggtggtgatgatggtgatgatggtgacgatgatgatgatgatgatgatgatgatggtgatagtgataatgatggtgatgatgatgatggtggtgatgatgatgatgatgatgatgatggtgataatgatggtgatggtgatgatgatgatggtgatgatggtgacgatgatgatgatgatgatgatgatgatggtggtgatgatgatgatgatgatggtgacgatgatgatgatgatgatggtgatgatgatgatgatgatgatgatgatgatggtgatgatggtgacgatgatgatgacgatgatgatggtgatgatgatggtgatgatgatgatgatgatgatgatgatgatgatgatgatgatggtggtggtgatgatgatgatgatgatggtgatgatggtgacgatgatgatgacgatgatgatgatgatgatgatggtgatgatgatgatgatggtgacgatgatgatgatgatgatgatgatgatgatgatgatgatgatgatgatggtggtgtggCCTTCCTTGTCGTCAGTGAGCGTCGCCCTCGGTGATCTCTggattttaaataaagtttgaatgaatggatgaagatCAGGCTGGAGCCGTGGTCGGTGTGCAGCACCTTGTAGCGTCCTCTGGAAAAGCTCCCTGGTTGTTTGCGTTCCTGCAGCTGAACGCCGTCGTCGTGTTTTGAGCTCTCTGGGCCGCTGTACTCTGAGGCGAATCCTCTTCCTGTATGTCGGTGtgctgaactctgacctctgacctgtgcaGGTGAGCTGGAGGTGGTGTTGGACCGGCGGCTGCAGCAGGACGATAACCGCGGCCTCGGTCAGGGCGTCACCGACAACAAGCTGACGGCGAGTCTGTaccacctgctgctggaggacaggaggggCGGGGCCCAGGTGAGGGGGCGGGGCTCATCGCTCAGTCAAACCAATGAGTGAAGGGCTCAGTAAGGAAGTTTCTCACAGTAATTCCTcactcactacgtttacatgcagtcagtaaccctttcataacggaacatcagcaataacccggCTGAGCACGGCCATGTAAACTCCAGTAAACCTGGATATGAGCCCTGGACCGAACATTTGTCATGTATACACCTGTCGGAATgtccccatcgaacggaacattcgtgttctgcgcatgttctattcacAAGGAATCtcggtcttttgagtgcagctAGCATGGATATGGACGGACAGCTCCggctgcttctcctctttcttcacgttctcgcctcCATGAATGAAGAGTGAGGCAGAGCAGTGTGGAGTGCTGGTGGAgctgtttttggatacaggaaggaGCTGAAATGACGCATTGCGTCACGACGTTGTCCGTGCTTCGCTGTTTTGATGGGGATATCCCAAATGATTACCTGTTTGCTCAGGTTATTCCCAGTGTTTCAGCATGTAAACGCAGTGAGTGGCTCATTAAGAGGATGAGCGGCAGGAAACAGTCCTCCACAGACTGAAATGTGATAGTCTGGACCACCTTTGGACCAGGACCAGGctccgtctgtctctccgtctctctctctgtctctaaacattattttcttttattcttctctttatttttcctgaTAGGAAGTGGGAGGAGCCTCAGTTGAGCACCTGTCGCTGCTCGCCCACCTCACCTCGCTCTCCCTCTGCCACCCGCCTATTACCATGGTCGCCCCTAGCGACAGCCAGCTACCAAAGCTCCGCCCCTTCCTGCCGCTGCGCTCGTCGCTGCCGTGTGACATTCACCTGCTGAACCTGAGGACGCTGGAGGACGCACAGGTGAGAGCAACACCTGGACTCACCTGGACGTTTGTTTCTGTGCTGAAAATCAGAAGCAGGAAAAATTGGTGATCATAGAAATCCTGAAGCAGAAagcttcagccaatcagaacgcTGAATTCATGATTCCTGTTTTTCCCAAAATTCAAATCAAAGACCAAAGAAAGCAGCTGTCTCAGTGTGATGTCACATCCTGTCGAAGGAATCCACAGAAAATATGGACCAGTGATTGGTGAATTACTGCTTTTAAGTCAAACgtgtttttttcacctgtgaatcgtttgtttgtttgtctgacaaacaggaagcagaagctCCGTCACAGGAAGtggccctcctcctccacaggaagGGCTTTGATTGTAGCTCCGCCCCCGAGCTGCCACTGCAGTGCACGTGGAGCGCGCACGAGGAGgtggacacgcacacactttttCAAAATATTATTTGTCgtcatttgttttggtttttttggactttttaaaaatgtattttttctcccatttgtcttTTTCGTGCTCGTCTCGTCTGAACagatctttctctctttgtttccagGTCGACTTGGACgatcttttctctcctcttcgcTTCCGTTCGGTCCGTCGGTCCGGTCTCACTCTGCTGCGTGAGGACGATGAACC is drawn from Chaetodon trifascialis isolate fChaTrf1 chromosome 20, fChaTrf1.hap1, whole genome shotgun sequence and contains these coding sequences:
- the man2a1 gene encoding alpha-mannosidase 2, giving the protein MKRRRPLAVLVGGVFCLAVMSLYRMLEVMQGAELQQGRETPAGQVDVDLSRLQQKIDKLEHLLSDNNRLVATLRDSLLHRKASWETAGGGGNASSDSAHSRAETPPGCRLAKEMKDGTDGVQLLDVYNLLPFDNPDGGAWKQGFEIRYQGDEWDEQPLEVFLVPHSHNDPGWLKTFDRYYQDQTRHILNNMLIKLNEDSRRKMIWAEISYFSKWWNDIDEQKRAMVRRLLKAGQLELVTGGWVMADEANSHYFALLDQLIEGHQWIQRHLGVKPSSGWAVDPFGHSPSMTYLLKGAGLQDMVIQRVHYAVKKHFAQQQTLEFLWRQSWDSSPRSDITCHMMPFYSYDVPHTCGPHPAVCCQFDFHRLPGGRVFCPWRIPPQPITEQNVQERALLLLDQYRQKSRLFRSPVLLVPLGDDFRFTEAREWDAQFTNYQKLFDYFDQHPELHVKARFGTLSDYFKALHGHLSEAGATLPTLRGDFFTYADRDDHYWSGFYTSRPFYKRLDRTLEATLRASEILFSLTLAEMRRFHGDGRLAADFPAREHFRRLTDGRRSLALFQHHDAVTGTARDPVVVDYGTRLFHSILNLHRVLQSSAHWLLLLDKSEYHHDQSKPLLQMDDVMSAQDALPQKTPLTLSDEPRSLIVFNPTEQLRTSVVSVVVDAPDARVVEAETGRPMAAQISAVWAEPSRASAEAFQLHFVAELPPLSLVVYHVTKASPGSAYRAQYTFHRRGNAPTVQAEHFQVSRSEGQADAPLSLSNKHVQIWSSLESGLLQKLRLQSGLVREVQVQFLWYGTRTRANRDRSGAYLFLPGEEGAQLYSSSEPPLVRVSRGPVFSDITSCFRHFTHRVRLFHLDGHAGKSLEISNMVDIRSEVNRELAMRLVSSVASGNRFHTDLNSFQMQQRQTLAKLPLQANFYPMSSASFLQDSTSRLSLLSAQSQAVASLRPGELEVVLDRRLQQDDNRGLGQGVTDNKLTASLYHLLLEDRRGGAQEVGGASVEHLSLLAHLTSLSLCHPPITMVAPSDSQLPKLRPFLPLRSSLPCDIHLLNLRTLEDAQEAEAPSQEVALLLHRKGFDCSSAPELPLQCTWSAHEEVDLDDLFSPLRFRSVRRSGLTLLREDDEPESAQQQQPPRITRLRPMEISAFRAEID